The Acidobacteriota bacterium genome window below encodes:
- a CDS encoding VCBS repeat-containing protein: protein MGTKIRQACTQCHEWTPPEILPKKEWPGLIQRKFKLANITLLQSHNKPIWDVDALQVASYFRSKAPDRLDTPRWTAKRGGPELKFDRRLLPGRKVRGLQPGAANVRLLELFPDLEGPELVVSDMISGWVSWTDPDDGQMDLRPIAKLTNPCHAEVVDLDRDGRTDLLIADLGWPKPTDQRTGSVAWLRRTGKREFEVHRLATGIGRVADVRAADFDGDQDVDVIVAEFGWRTVGGIHYLENGSGPEKASKLGAGDFRSVELDDRAGAIHIPIVDLDRDGRTDFIALLSQEHEAVVAFLNRGPGTFEKKTLFVAPHPHWGSSGLEMVDLDQDGDLDVLFTHGDTLDAMAEMRPYHGLSWLENKGDLSFVHHPVDVYYGALRAEAGDLDGDGDLDLVAASYFPNLTEEVRRRYNLPGVVWYEQTRPGSFQPRSLADIPCDYITLELGDIDGDGGTDIILGNFGQAREGVDWELVQIWRQRP, encoded by the coding sequence TTGGGAACGAAGATTCGGCAGGCGTGTACCCAGTGCCACGAATGGACGCCCCCGGAGATCCTCCCCAAGAAGGAATGGCCCGGCCTGATTCAGAGGAAGTTCAAACTGGCCAACATCACCCTCCTGCAATCCCACAACAAGCCGATCTGGGACGTCGACGCCCTGCAAGTCGCCTCCTACTTCCGGTCGAAGGCGCCTGACCGATTGGACACGCCGCGTTGGACGGCAAAGCGTGGGGGGCCGGAGCTCAAGTTCGACCGCCGACTCTTGCCGGGCAGGAAGGTTCGCGGTCTCCAACCCGGAGCAGCCAATGTCCGGCTCCTGGAACTGTTTCCGGATCTGGAGGGCCCCGAACTGGTGGTCAGCGACATGATCTCCGGGTGGGTGAGCTGGACCGATCCCGATGACGGTCAAATGGACCTCCGACCCATCGCCAAACTCACCAATCCCTGCCATGCGGAGGTCGTGGACCTGGATCGGGATGGAAGGACCGACCTGCTGATCGCAGATCTCGGATGGCCCAAGCCGACCGACCAGCGAACCGGATCGGTGGCTTGGCTCCGGCGGACCGGGAAGCGTGAATTCGAGGTCCACCGTCTGGCTACCGGGATCGGCAGGGTCGCCGACGTCCGGGCAGCAGACTTTGACGGGGATCAGGACGTGGACGTCATCGTCGCCGAGTTCGGATGGAGGACCGTAGGGGGCATTCACTATCTGGAAAACGGGTCCGGTCCGGAAAAAGCCTCGAAACTCGGAGCCGGAGATTTCAGGTCCGTGGAACTGGATGACCGGGCCGGCGCGATTCACATTCCCATCGTGGACCTCGACCGGGACGGAAGGACCGACTTCATTGCCCTGCTCTCGCAGGAACACGAAGCGGTGGTCGCGTTCCTCAATCGGGGACCGGGGACCTTCGAAAAGAAAACCCTCTTCGTCGCGCCTCACCCGCACTGGGGCTCGAGCGGGCTCGAAATGGTCGATCTGGATCAAGACGGGGACCTGGATGTGCTCTTCACCCACGGAGACACACTGGACGCCATGGCGGAGATGAGGCCCTACCATGGGCTGTCGTGGCTGGAGAACAAAGGCGACCTTTCCTTTGTCCATCACCCCGTGGACGTCTACTACGGCGCTCTCCGCGCCGAAGCGGGGGACCTGGACGGAGATGGCGATCTCGACCTGGTGGCAGCTTCCTATTTCCCCAATCTGACCGAGGAGGTGCGCCGTCGATACAATCTTCCGGGAGTGGTCTGGTACGAACAGACCCGACCCGGGTCCTTCCAACCCCGCTCTTTGGCCGATATTCCGTGCGACTACATCACCCTTGAGCTGGGTGACATCGACGGAGACGGCGGCACCGACATCATCCTGGGAAACTTCGGCCAAGCCAGGGAAGGAGTGGACTGGGAGCTGGTCCAGATCTGGCGGCAGCGGCCGTAA
- a CDS encoding CRTAC1 family protein codes for MTPMHPMGWTLAWSRLFIPVLAVPFIWVLSAPSETAARGEDPGSIRFTDIASRSDIRYHSNNDFTGRKYFPQPMCGGVAIFDYDGDGRLDIFFTNGAKLPEVEKTNRSFHNCLLRNLGGGRFENVTRQAGLTGAGLGYCFGVTAGDYDNDGDRDLFIGNAGPNTLYRNNGDGTFSDVTIGSGLDDKPEDLLSVDAAWFDYDQDSLLDLFVSQYTYWNAKTDKPCLFPDGTPFYCSPKTVRSVSNTLYRNLGGGKFTDVSREAGLDNALGKGMGLGIADFNQDGRPDVFVANDTVQNFLYLNQGDGTFREASFFLGVAYKGSAVAGSGMGADAKDFNNDGQVDIFYNDLRNQLHGLFQNRGGRFFEYVSYRTQVAKLSRSFTGWGSGFIDFDNDGWKDIYSANGGLEYLSPDTAQHDTMLRNLEGTAFADVSESLGKDFMRIAYQRGSSFGDLNDDGFLDIVVTSLNQMPRILQNSGGNGNHWLMLDLRGRASNRDAIGASVLLRTASGRTLHNLVSSTVGLMSSPDRRVHFGLGKEEGVESLEIRWPSGKVQVLNGVQPDQILRVEEPD; via the coding sequence ATGACTCCGATGCATCCCATGGGATGGACCCTGGCGTGGAGCCGACTATTCATTCCGGTATTGGCTGTCCCTTTCATTTGGGTCTTGAGCGCCCCGTCCGAAACAGCCGCCCGCGGGGAGGATCCGGGATCCATTCGATTCACCGACATCGCATCCAGATCGGATATTCGCTACCATTCCAATAACGACTTCACCGGGCGCAAGTACTTTCCCCAGCCCATGTGCGGCGGCGTCGCCATCTTCGACTACGACGGCGACGGCAGGCTGGACATCTTCTTCACCAACGGCGCCAAGTTGCCCGAAGTCGAGAAGACCAACCGCTCGTTTCACAACTGCCTCCTGCGCAACCTGGGCGGAGGCAGATTCGAGAACGTCACCCGGCAGGCCGGCCTGACGGGGGCCGGATTGGGCTACTGTTTCGGGGTGACCGCCGGCGACTACGACAACGACGGCGACCGCGACCTGTTCATCGGCAACGCCGGACCCAACACCCTGTATCGAAACAACGGCGACGGGACGTTCAGCGACGTGACCATCGGGTCGGGCCTCGACGACAAGCCGGAAGACCTGTTGAGCGTGGACGCCGCCTGGTTCGACTACGACCAGGATTCCCTGCTGGACCTGTTCGTCTCCCAATACACCTATTGGAACGCCAAAACCGACAAGCCGTGCCTGTTTCCCGACGGCACTCCGTTCTACTGCAGTCCCAAGACCGTCCGGAGTGTTTCCAACACGCTCTACCGGAATCTGGGCGGCGGGAAATTCACCGATGTCTCACGCGAGGCGGGCCTCGACAACGCGTTGGGCAAGGGCATGGGGTTGGGAATTGCCGATTTCAATCAGGACGGCCGTCCGGACGTGTTCGTCGCCAACGACACGGTGCAGAATTTTCTCTACCTGAATCAGGGCGACGGAACCTTCCGGGAAGCTTCGTTTTTCCTGGGCGTCGCCTACAAGGGTTCGGCGGTGGCCGGCTCGGGCATGGGCGCCGACGCCAAGGATTTCAACAATGACGGGCAGGTCGACATTTTCTACAACGACCTCAGGAATCAGCTCCACGGGCTCTTTCAGAACCGGGGCGGGCGGTTTTTCGAATATGTCAGTTACCGGACTCAGGTGGCCAAGCTGAGCCGCAGCTTCACGGGCTGGGGCAGCGGGTTCATCGATTTCGACAACGACGGTTGGAAGGACATCTATTCGGCCAACGGGGGCCTGGAATACCTGAGTCCCGACACCGCCCAGCACGACACCATGCTGCGGAACCTGGAGGGGACGGCCTTTGCCGATGTCTCCGAGAGCCTGGGCAAGGATTTCATGCGCATCGCCTACCAGCGCGGTTCATCCTTCGGAGATCTGAACGATGACGGATTCCTGGATATCGTCGTTACGTCGCTGAACCAGATGCCGAGGATTCTGCAAAATTCGGGCGGCAACGGAAACCACTGGCTGATGCTGGATCTCCGCGGCCGGGCCAGCAACCGGGACGCCATCGGAGCCTCCGTCCTGCTGCGGACGGCCTCGGGACGGACCCTTCACAACCTTGTTTCCTCGACGGTGGGCCTCATGTCCTCGCCGGACCGTCGGGTTCATTTCGGTTTGGGGAAGGAAGAAGGCGTCGAGTCTCTGGAGATCCGCTGGCCGTCGGGCAAGGTTCAGGTATTGAACGGCGTCCAACCCGACCAGATTCTCAGGGTCGAGGAGCCGGACTAG
- a CDS encoding tetratricopeptide repeat protein: protein MLHIPAIAALAGFLLLAQGEPEKALRRAVQLQQDGDLQGAIEVYRSLLARNPGLAEVRVKLGNAYASSGRYQDAVAQYESAIESGGLIDPTGARYALGWTHYRTADFERAKQILVQVVADGSKGREALQLLASCHFNLGEWRKMIELLSPLEMELSQSPALTYLLGVALEEDGRAEEGTPLVENALKDTDWPTSRFRSEMRADWLNRLARRGGKLMENGDYPGAARHLERALALDPRVPSLNATYGKLLRLMNRHDTANQAFLEELKINPDDYDANLYRGIFLFENEQQYEEALARFERALRTRPGDADARFQMGLVYSSSNRIEEAIRTVKSVVDENPNFLEGHVTLAGLYFRLGRQEEAERHRVAAERLRTSRDGQHLIKMGQIAQASELFERQKQADPSDPEPYFHQGMGRWQEQDWPGAAAEFKEAVRLDGNNPKYAIYYSNALAQSGAHELARPVLESLGRDRWPQLNSRQAWILGDTYFQMGEHDRVLQVLDFLADREPKNARVDLMRGQIHLRKGDYEQARASAEGSIRRQPDNDLAYSLLGTARYLLKDMPGAKEAFLKAVERAPDNPNHLRKLGALYLELGETEPAIETLERARPAAARFPSIQRLLERAYRSRKTGSKE from the coding sequence ATGCTCCATATCCCGGCAATCGCGGCACTTGCGGGTTTCCTGCTGTTGGCGCAGGGCGAGCCGGAGAAGGCCCTGAGGCGGGCGGTTCAACTCCAACAGGACGGTGATCTGCAAGGCGCCATCGAAGTGTACCGGTCCTTGCTGGCCCGTAACCCCGGTCTGGCGGAGGTCCGAGTCAAGCTGGGCAACGCCTACGCTTCGAGCGGCCGGTATCAGGATGCCGTCGCCCAATACGAATCGGCTATTGAATCCGGCGGTCTCATTGACCCGACGGGCGCCAGATACGCCCTCGGGTGGACCCATTATCGAACGGCCGACTTCGAGAGGGCCAAGCAGATCCTGGTCCAGGTCGTCGCCGATGGATCGAAGGGCAGGGAAGCCCTTCAGTTGCTGGCCTCCTGCCACTTCAACCTGGGCGAGTGGCGGAAGATGATCGAACTTCTGTCGCCGCTTGAGATGGAATTGTCCCAATCTCCAGCCCTGACCTATCTGTTGGGAGTTGCCCTGGAAGAGGACGGGCGGGCGGAAGAGGGAACGCCGCTCGTCGAGAACGCCCTGAAAGACACGGACTGGCCGACATCGCGGTTCCGGTCCGAGATGCGCGCAGATTGGCTCAATCGTTTGGCGCGCCGAGGCGGCAAGTTGATGGAAAACGGAGACTACCCGGGAGCGGCCAGGCACTTGGAAAGAGCCCTCGCGCTCGACCCGCGGGTCCCTTCGTTGAACGCCACGTACGGGAAGTTGCTCCGGCTCATGAACCGGCACGACACAGCGAACCAGGCCTTCCTGGAAGAACTCAAGATCAATCCCGACGATTACGACGCCAATCTGTACCGCGGCATCTTTCTCTTTGAGAACGAACAGCAATATGAGGAAGCCCTGGCCCGCTTCGAACGTGCGCTGCGGACGCGGCCGGGCGATGCGGATGCGCGGTTTCAGATGGGACTCGTCTACAGCTCCTCCAACCGGATCGAAGAGGCGATCCGAACCGTGAAGAGTGTGGTGGATGAAAACCCCAATTTCCTGGAAGGCCACGTGACTCTGGCCGGCCTGTACTTCCGGTTGGGACGGCAGGAGGAAGCCGAACGCCACCGGGTCGCCGCCGAGCGGCTGCGGACCAGCAGGGACGGGCAGCACCTGATCAAGATGGGACAAATCGCGCAGGCCTCGGAGCTGTTCGAGCGCCAGAAGCAGGCGGATCCGTCCGATCCCGAGCCCTACTTCCATCAGGGGATGGGGCGTTGGCAGGAGCAGGATTGGCCGGGCGCCGCCGCAGAGTTCAAAGAGGCCGTTCGATTGGATGGCAACAATCCCAAGTACGCCATCTACTATTCGAACGCATTGGCGCAATCGGGAGCGCACGAACTGGCCCGGCCGGTCCTTGAGTCTCTGGGCCGGGATCGATGGCCGCAACTGAACTCCCGCCAGGCCTGGATTCTGGGGGACACCTATTTTCAGATGGGAGAGCACGACCGGGTTCTCCAGGTCCTGGACTTCCTGGCCGACCGGGAACCGAAAAACGCGCGCGTCGATCTCATGCGGGGCCAGATCCATCTCCGCAAGGGAGACTATGAGCAAGCCCGCGCCTCCGCTGAAGGGAGCATCAGAAGGCAACCGGACAACGATCTTGCCTATTCACTGTTGGGAACGGCCCGGTACCTGTTGAAGGACATGCCGGGGGCGAAAGAGGCTTTCCTCAAGGCTGTCGAGCGAGCTCCCGACAACCCGAATCATCTGCGCAAGCTGGGCGCTCTCTACCTGGAGTTGGGAGAGACCGAGCCGGCCATCGAGACTCTTGAGCGAGCCCGGCCCGCCGCCGCCAGATTCCCCAGTATCCAACGTCTTCTGGAAAGGGCGTACCGGTCCAGGAAGACCGGTTCAAAGGAATAA
- a CDS encoding SDR family oxidoreductase produces the protein MDLGLRGKVAIVTGGNRGIGRCCALALAREGARICITARDRNLLDQTVGEINEAGGEGYAVSADLTTLEACRRVVDETVEQFGGVDILVNCAGAARAHDILDLPTDLIDDALSLKSYSYLRMSQLVIPHMKWGGWGRIVNIAGSAGASPAQGNIPVSLANITILNMTRALSDAVSGDGILVNTICPGFTNTQRARDLFQAKADKEGRDVEEVLRDLGRGLPAGRIAEPEEIADVVAFLASEVCSYMFGSSIYMDGGDRRGTP, from the coding sequence GTGGACCTGGGACTAAGAGGAAAGGTCGCTATCGTCACCGGCGGCAATCGCGGGATTGGAAGATGCTGCGCCCTGGCGCTTGCCCGCGAGGGTGCGCGGATCTGCATCACGGCCCGTGACCGGAATCTACTGGACCAGACGGTCGGGGAGATCAACGAGGCGGGAGGCGAAGGGTATGCCGTTTCGGCGGACCTGACCACCTTGGAGGCGTGCCGCCGGGTCGTGGACGAGACGGTCGAACAGTTCGGAGGGGTCGATATCCTGGTGAATTGCGCCGGTGCGGCGCGGGCGCACGACATCCTGGATCTTCCCACCGATCTGATCGACGATGCGCTGAGCCTGAAGAGCTACAGCTACCTTCGCATGTCCCAACTCGTGATCCCTCACATGAAGTGGGGCGGCTGGGGACGCATCGTCAACATCGCAGGAAGCGCCGGCGCGAGTCCGGCCCAGGGCAACATTCCGGTGAGCCTGGCCAACATCACCATCCTCAACATGACACGCGCACTCTCGGACGCGGTCTCGGGGGACGGCATCCTGGTCAATACCATCTGCCCCGGTTTCACCAACACCCAAAGGGCGCGCGATCTGTTTCAGGCGAAGGCGGACAAAGAGGGCCGCGACGTGGAGGAAGTTCTCAGGGACCTGGGGCGCGGGCTCCCGGCCGGACGCATTGCCGAGCCGGAGGAAATCGCCGACGTGGTCGCCTTTCTGGCATCGGAGGTCTGTTCCTACATGTTCGGAAGTTCCATCTACATGGACGGCGGCGATCGGCGCGGCACGCCGTAG